Part of the Bacteroidales bacterium genome is shown below.
TAAATTCTGTTTATAAAAACTTCCGTTTTTTCTTTAATTGCAAAAGCTTCAACTATCAGATCAACTTTTTCGTTTATAAAATCATCTTTGCATTTAAGATTTTTAAATTGCTTTAATATCTTACCTGCCAATATATGAGCCTTTTTCAATTCTTGTTTTTGCTCTTCAACAGCTTTATCTTCTATTGTTTTTAAAAAAATTCTATATAATAAATCAGCATCTTTAATAATATCATCAATATCAGGTTCTTCGTAATCGGAATCTTTTAGCTGCTTTGCAAAGTACTTAATATCAAATAGGTACCTGTATGTCTCATAGCTTAATTCTGATAACTTCATATCATTTATTTAAAAAATTAAAATAATTTATTTGTTTTATCAATAAAATCTAAAATTTCATCTTTCCCTCTTTTATCTGTTGCTGAACTTATAAAATATTCAGGCATAGTTTCCCATGTTTCAGCCATATGCTTTTTATAAGTATTAATATTCTTAATTAATTGCTTGTCAGAAAGTTTATCAGCCTTTGTAAAAATTATAACAAAAGGAATGCCGTTTATTCCTAATTGCTCCATAAACTCAGAATCGTTCTTTTGCGGTTCTATCCTGGAATCAATTAAAACAAAAAGATTCAGTAAATTCTCTCTTTTCAAAATATATTCTTTAATAAAGCCTGCCCAATTTTTTCTTGCTTGTTTTGATACTTTTGCATAACCGTATCCGGGCAAATCAACTAAATACCATTTTTCGTTAATAATAAAATGGTTTATCAGTTGTGTTTTTCCGGGTTTTCCTGAAATCTTTGCCAATTTTGTTCTGTTTGTAAGCATATTAATTAATGAAGATTTCCCTACATTTGACCTGCCGATGAATGCATATTCCGGTTTATCCGGTTTCGGACATTTTTTTATGTCTGTGTTACTTATTACAAAATCTGCTGTTTTAATTTTCATGTATTTAGTTTACGAATAGTATCTAAAATAAGTTTCATTATTTTTTTTTAAAATAAAAGTATAAATATAAAAAAGTCCTGATAACTGTTATCAGGACTTTTTTATCAAAAATTCGACAATTAATATCTTGCTTTTGTTGTTTCATTAATCCAACATCCTACCTTAACGGTATTTCCTTCATAAACACCTCTCATAAAACCTTCTTCTTGACTGGGGTATCTTCCGCTGTATTTGTTAATAAGGCCGTTAGCTTCTTTAATTACGTCTTCATCTTTTGAAACAGATTTTGCTTTAATTAATTTATCAACAGCAGTCCAATATACAGTTGCTTTATCAAATGATTTTTCACCGCATGAACCGGCACTTCCTGCATATAGTTTAGCAATAAGAACATACGGTTTACCATAATTTTCTTTTAATCCTGCTGCTTTTAATGCTAATGTTCGAGCTTTGCTTTTTTGGTTTTGAGCAAATGCAACAACTGCACCGTAATAATAATACTCAGCTTTTCTTTCAACATCTTCTTCCCCGTTATATGCTTCTTCAAAATACTTGCCGGCATCAGAATAGTTTTTATTTTTTAATGCACCGAAAGCAATCATTGCCGCAGCATTTGCAGAAGGTTTAAGTTTATATAAATCTTTTGCGGCTTCTAAATAAAAAGGATCTTCTGTACATTCTTTCCATTTTAATATGCCTAATATTTTTTCTAACCATTCAATATTTGTTTTGTTTTCATCAAAAGTTTCTTTGAAGGCAGGAACTAAATATTCACATTTTGAGAATTCTGATTTTGCAAATCTGGCTGTTACATATTGAGAAACCTTATTGTTATTATCAACTATTTTTTGCCAATTTTTTATTTTCTTTTCATTAGGTTTTGATTTCTTTTTTTCTTTCTCGATGTAACCTGAGTATTTATCAGTACTTGCCTTAAGAAAACCTGTTGATACATTATAGTCGTTAACTAATTTTTCAGCTCCTATTTTTTCAGCCTTTGTCATATCCATACTTACATCAAAGAAAGTTTTTATTATTGTAAAACGAGATTTTTCTTTTTCTGACATAACAGAGCTTTCAAGAAGTTTATATGCTTCGCTTAAAGCAGTATCTTTTCTGTATTTATACAGGTAACTTCCTTTTTTGCCTTCCGAATATGCTTTTCCGTATTTTTTTGAGTTTCCGAAATATTCAATTCTTTTGTCATATATATATAGTAATGTATCAATCCAAAGTTCTCTTTCTGTTATTAATTCTTTTTGTTTTTTAACAAATTCTTTTGATTCGTCAAACTTTTTTGCTTCATAAGCTTTCTTTGCTTCATCTCCTACTTTTTTAGCTTCATTTGTAACCGTTTGTATTTTCTTTCTCATTAACACATCACCTTGCGAATATAAACCGGAGAATGACATCGGGTAATAAGTCATTAGTTCTCTCCAAAAACTGCACGCAGCTTTATAATCTTTTTGTTTCATTCGCATTTTAAAGTTAGAATATTGTTGAATACAATCAATACTGTCAACTCCCCACTTATTTTTATCACTTAAAAAAAGTTTCATATCAACAATATATTTCTTAATTTTTGCTTCTAAAACTAACAATTGATTATTTTTTTGAAGTGATTTTAATTCCTTGTCTTCAAAAATTTCTCCTCCGTCAACAGGGAAACCTCCGAATTTAAACATTTCAATTTCATCTACGGCAGTATTAAGTTTTTTATATTGACTTCTGAACATCTCAATATTATTATCTGTTACTTTTGTATTTCCGTTTGGTTTTAGATTTCCGAATAATTCAGGAAATTTTTGTTTAAAAACTTCATCTGCTGTTTGAGCATTAATATTAAATGCAAACAATAAACTTACAATTACAATTACATACTTTTTCATCTTTCTTGTATTTTTGATTCTTTTTTACTTTTGTTAATATTATTATTTCATTAATTATGCCGGTTTTTCTTAGAAAAATTTTCTTCTTACAAACCAACGGTCACTCATATTAAAATTCAGATTTATATTATAATAAGTTTCTTTAATAAGATTATTTTCTGTTGTTCCTCTTTGTCCCACCCCAAAGGCAATATTAACTTTTGTTCCGATTTTAGTCGGAATTCCGATACCGAAATTAATACCTAAATCTTTAATTTGTGTATTATTAATAAATAAGTTTGAATTTCTGTAATAACCGCCGAGTCTGTAATTTATAGTTTTGAAATACTGTTTTGATGTATAATCATTTGTATATTCAACCCCAAAAGAAAATTTAGAGCTATTTGTTAATCCGGTTTGATTTTCTCCGAACATTAAGATATCTTCCCATTGGCTAACAGCATAGTCAAAACCGATTATAAATTGCTTTGAAATAAAAGTAAATCCTGCACCGTAAGACATTGGCAACCCTATTTGTCCTGAACTGATTGTATCATTAAGAATAGTATCTGAAATACTGGTAATTCCTCCTATAGTTAAAGTCCTGTTTGAATATTTAAATATTTCAGCTTTTAAATCAGTTTTGTTTTCAAAAAAACCGCCTATTGTAAAATTGTATTTTTTGAATAAAGAATCACTATATTGAATTCCGTATTTAAATCGAAAATCTTTAATTTTAACATCTTCAACATCAAGTAAAGAAGAGATATAATTAACATCTGTCATTAATGACTCAATTCTTTTACTCAATGTTCCGAAATAATAAGAGGCATTAAACCCGACAGATAAACTCTTATATTTCAACGAATTGCCAAAATACACCTGAGAAATTCCTCCGTTACCGATATAGTGATTTTCAAATTTTGATGTATAATCATCAAGAGTGACGGAGTCTTGCGTTTGTATATTATATCCTACATTGCTGACAGGGGTTAACCCAAAACTTACTCCCCAATATTTATTTGCTTTGAATGCTGCATTTAATGAGGATAAGCCGAAATCATAGTTAGTTATTTTTGAATTTTCGGTTGCATAATCAGTTCTTTGAGATTTTATGCCTACTTGAAAAAGAAAGATGTTTTGAGGAATTGCAGTATATGAGGCAGGGTTATTTATATTTATTTCAAAAGGTAATCTTAAACCGTAAGAAATTCCGCCCATCCCTATTGATCTTCCCAGCGATTGATTTGCAATTTCTCCAATTCCGTATCGAGAATAAGGTGAACTTGTATTAACTTGTCCTGCTGCCTCAAAAATTAACAAAAACAGAAAAATTGTTATAATCGGAAATTTATGTCGCATTATATTCAAGTATTATGTTTAAACCCTTCAGTACAATATTCGGGTCTGTAAATATTTTATTTTTTATTCGTTTTTCAAAGAAATATGTATCACCTCCCGTAAAAACGACTTTTAACTCGGGGTACTTTATCAAATATTTCTCAATATATTTTTCAACTTCATTTAATATTCCGTTTTGTACACCGGTAATAATTGACTCATTTGTGTTTTTCCCTGTTAAACTGTCAATATTTTCATCAATTGTAAGTTTTGGTAATTTTTTCGTAAAATAATGCAATGCTTCATATCTCATATTTATACCGGGAGAAATACTGCCGCCTAAATATTCATTGTTTTGATTTATAAAATCAATTGTTAAAGCTGTTCCTGCATCAAAAACTAAAACGTCGGTATTCGGAAAAATATTGCTTGCTGCAATAACTGCTGCAAGTCTGTCTTTACCGAGTGTTTCAGGTGTTTCATAAAAATTTTTTATCGGAACTTTTGTTTTATGATTTAGTTTTAAATAAAAATCAAAGTTTTCAGATAAAAAATTATCTAATTCAATAAATTCAGAACTTACACTTGATAAAATAACTTTTTTTACTGATTGTTGCTCTGTTAGCTTCTTAATTTTATCTGTAATCTCTTCACACGTTTTAAATGAAGACAAATGAGAAATCTCCCCCCTTCTGAACAATGCTGCTTTTGTATAAGAATTTCCTAAATCTAAAATTAAGTTCATTAATAAAGAACAATTGAAATAAATACTATATTTCTAAAAAGTTGCGAAGATAAAAAAAGACATTGAAACAGAAAAAAATCAATGTCTTTTAATTGCATTTTTTATTAAAAAAGCCGAAAAGCAAACCAAAATTTTAAAAAATGAATTAGTACAGTAAATGAGTTTTAGAATTATTATTCCATCCTGCTTGATAATCATAATCAACAAAATAAATTTTTAAATCTGCCTGATAATCATAGTCTGTAAAAAAAATCTTTTTATCGGCTTGGTAATCATAATCAGTAAAAAACCAAATTCCGTCTTTATTTGCCTGATAATCATATTTTGATTTAAAAACTTTTAAATCGGCTTGATAATCATAATCGACTACATATACTTTTATATCCGCTTGATAATCGTAGTCAACTACAAAAACTTTTGTTCCGCCGTTAGTTTTATTAATGTTTAAATTATTTTTTTTTGAAGGAACAAATGAAGAAATAAATAATGCACCTAAGAAAAACAGGATAATGTATCGAATTTTCATAATACCTTTTTTAATTAATAAACATTTCAGTAAATATAAGATGCTAAATTGAATCGATTTCCATAAAAAATTAGTTATTTCTTATAAATTCTTGCAAGCTGTACATTTCATTTGTTTTTACACCTTTCTCAGTTTCAATTAAATTGCAACATTCGTTATATAAATCGTGTTCAAAAAATATTGTGTAATTATTTTTTACTGCATCATCAAAAAATCGTTTTTTATCATTCAAGGTAATTAAAGGTTGTGTATCGTAAGCCATAATATAAGGCATGGGAATATGAGCAGTTGAAGGAAATAAATCGGCACCGAAAATTATTTTCGTATTATTATATTTTACGTAAGGAATAATTTGCCCTATTGTATGCCCGTTAAAAATTTTTATTTCTATACCGGGTAATAATTCTCCTTCGCTTTCAATTAAATTAAGTTGATTGTATTCTTGCAAAGCTGAATAATTTTCAGGTAAAAATGATGCTTTTTCTCTTCTGTTAGGGTTATTTGCAAGTTCCCAATGAGTTTTACTGACATGATATATTGCATTAGGAAAAGTCGGAGCAAGTTCTTTGTTTTCGCTATATTTTACTGCTCCGCCTACATGGTCAAAATGCAGATGTGTTAAAATTACGTCTGTTATATCTTCATAAGTAAAACCATTTTGCTTTAATGATTTTTCCAGAGTTTCATTTCCGTCAGGAAAGTAATGGTTAAAAAACTTATCACTTTGCTTGTTGCCCATTCCGGTATCAATCAGCACCTTATGCGTATCAGTTTCGACAAGCAAACATCTCATAGCCCAGTTACAAAGATTATCTTCATCGGCAGGATATACTTTCTGCCAAATAACTTTCGGCACAACCCCGAACATTGCTCCGCCGTCTAATTTTAAATTTCCTGTTTCAATTTTGTATAATTTCATGTATTGCTTACTTTTGAAGAAATAAAATATTATGAAAAAACAAATATATAAAAATAATAAAAATATATTTTACAAAGACGAGGGAAAGAAAAATGACAGTACTATTATTCTAATTCACGGTTTTTTGGAAACATCTGATACTTGGACAGATTTCAGCAAAGAATTATCAAAAAAAAACAGAGTTATTTCAATTGATTTACCCGGACACGGAAACAGCGATTTGCACGAAGAACCTTACACAATGTGTAAATATGCCGAAGCAATAAAATATATAATTGATGAAGAAGAAACAGAGAAAGCATTTATTATCGGTCATTCAATGGGAGGTTATGTTGCGTTGGCATTTGCTGATAATTATCCGGACAGATTATCAGGATTGTGCTTGTTTCATTCAACACCGTTTGCTGATGGTGATGAAAAAAGAGCAGCTCGAACAGAAATGATTAAGCAAATTGAAAACGGAGAACTAAATAATATATGTTCTGTTCACTCAAAGGCTGTATATTCAAATGAGAATAAGAGTATTTTTGCAAAAGAAATTGCTTATGGTGAAAAAATTGCAAAAAGTTTATCCCCTGAAAGTGTAATCGCGTCTCTTTTAACTATGAAAAACAGAGATGACCGTTCTCATATCGTAGAAATCTCAGATGTTCCTTTTCTGTATATTATCGGCAAAAAAGATAACTTCATTCCTTTTGATGTTATAAATGAAATTGATTTTCCGGAAGATTATTTAGTTGCTGTTTTGGATAATTCAGGACATATGGGAATGGTTGAAGAAAAAGAAAAGTCATTAAAATATATCAATGACTTTTGTGAAAATTATTTGTAAATTTTAACTTACATATCTTTTATTATATCTTCTGCGGTTCTGTCATCATTCGGCATTAAATCAGGATTTGGCTTATAGCCTTCTTTTACCAATTGGAATCTTTTGCATCTGTTTCTTCCTGTTTCTCCGGAAGTGCAATATATTCTCATATATATTTCTTGTGCTTTTTTACTTGCTAACATTTCGCCTCTAAATAAAGGACAATTTTCAGTTTTAGGACAGTTTTTACTCATTTTAATTCAATTATAATTATGAGTATAGTTAATATTACAAAAATCAAAATTACAAAGTAAAGTGGTACATATTTAATGTTCAAACAAAAACTGTACAATTTTCACCTGAACTTTTCTCCGAGTATAAATTTATATCTTTTATTAAAATTTCCTTTTGCAATATTTGCAAGTCTTCTTTTTAAAAATTTCTTTCGTAATGCTGATACTTTATCAGTAAACAATATACCGTCGAGATGATCATATTCATGTTGAATAATAACTGCTGCCATTCCTTCCAGCTTTTCTGTTATTTTTTCGAAGTTCTCATTATAATATTCAATTGTTAAACTTGTGTGCCTTTCAACATCTTCTCTTACTTCGGGAATGCTTAAGCAGCCTTCTTCCGAGCGTGTTTTCTTAGTAGATTTTTCTATAATTTGAGGATTTATAAAAGTTCGTTTAAAATCTTTTAATTCAGGAATATCCTCTGCCATCGGTTCTGCATCAATTACAAAAAGCCTTATTGCTTTTCCTGCTTGCGGTGCTGCTAAACCGACACCTTCTGAACTATGCATTGTTTCGTGCATATTTTCAATAAATTCTTTTAAACCGGGGTAATTTTCATCAATTTCAACGGCTTTTTTTCTTAGTACTGATGAGCCTATTATATGAATCGGGTATATCATCTTTTATTTTTTTGACTCCATAAAGGATTGTAAAATAATAGTTGCACTGATTTTATCTGTCAATGCTTTGTTTTGTCTGTCTTTTTTTTTCATTCCTCCTTCAATCATTGCAATTTTAGCTAATTTTGAAGTGAAGCGTTCATCATATATTTCAACGTTCAAGTCGGGGAATTTTTTTTGTAGCTTCTTTAAAAAAGGATTTACATATTTTAAAGATTGTGCTCCTTCGTTTTTTAAGGTTAAAGGGTACCCTACTACAATAGTTTCTACATCTTCTTCTCTACAATACTTCTCTAAAAAAGAAAAAATATCTTTTGAGTGAACTGTTGTTAAACCGTTTGCAATAATTTGCAAGATGTCGGTAACGGCTATTCCGACTCTTTTTTGCCCGTAATCTATTGCTAAAATTCTTCCCAAATTTGAAATTTTGAAATGCAAAATTATAATTTTCTTTTAAATACGGAACTTTAATACTTTGATTTTCTTGTTTGTATTGCCTTTTCAATAATTTGCAAACATTTTTGCGTGTTATTTAATATTTCTTTACCCCAAAATCTTAACACAATCCAGCCTTGTGAAATTAATGCAGCATTTACTTCTTTATCTCTTTGAATATTTCTTTCAATTTTTTTATGCCAAAATTTTTGATTAGATTTTATTTCTGACCTTTTTGTATCCCAGTTTTTACCGTGCCAAAACTCACTGTCGCAAAATATTGCTATTTTATATTTTCTAAAAGCAAAGTCCGGTTTCCCTAATATGTTTTTTACTTGTTTTCTGTAACGCAACCCCTTTGTCCACATAGCTTTTGCAAGCACATCTTCAATCTTAGAACCTGACGACTTAACAGCTTGCATATTTTTTCGCCTTTGCTCGGGGCTGTGCTTATCCATTAATTGTACAATAATTGTAATAATAGTTTCTTTAATTATTGCAAATAACTTCTATTCATTAGCTTTAAAAAAAGATTCTATTGCAACATTTCCTTCTTTTATAATTGAAACAGGCGGATATGTAATAGGATTGTTTTGCAGAATAATACCGTCTTCATTTGCATCGAAGTTAATTTGCAGGTTTAATTTTAAAATAAAAGCAGGTAAAAATTCCATATTATTGTTTGATAAATCAATTTCTTTCAGATTTTTTAATTCAGAAATTGCAACCGGTAACAGTCTTATAAAGTTATCTGCGAGTGAAATTGTTTCAATTTGTTTTAATTTATTAATTGAATCAGGTATTTTACTGATAGCATTCATCCCCAATTCAAGATGTATAAGATGTTGTAAGTCACAAATTTCCTCAGGAATTGTTTCAATTTGATTTCCCATCAAAAGCAAAACCCTTAAATTTTGCATTTTATTTATATCTTTCGGTATTTCAATAAGTTTTGTATCAATCATGCTCAACTCTTGCAAATTTTCTAACTCAGTTAAAGCTTTCGGGAAATTTACAAGTTTATTACCTGCTAAATCTAATTTACGAAGTGTTTTTAACTTATTTATATTACTCGGAAGTTTTGTTAATTTATTATAATCAAATGCAAGAGTTCTGATAATACTTAAATTATCAATAGTTTCGGGAATAGTTGAAATTTGATTAAAGCCTAAATTCAAAAACTCAAGCTTTTCGGAAGAAAAAATACATTCGTTAATTTCAGTTATCCTATTATCTGTCATATACAACCTGTACAAAATAGGTAATTTACACAAAACTTCGGGGACTTCAGTAAATTTGTTATTGCTTAAGTCTAATTCTTGTAAATTATGAAGATTTGAAAAATTTTCAGGAAGCTTACTTAAATCGCATTGCGAAATATTCAAATATGATAAATTTGAGTAGTTATTTATACATTCGGGAAGTTCATTAAATCTGTTTTGGCTTATATTTAATTCTAATAAATTTTTAATATCTTTTATTTCACAGGGTAACTTTGTAATATTGTTATTTGTAAGTATTAAAGTTTCAAGTTTTTCAATACTCGCAACTTGCATCGGAAATTTCTCAAAACTGTTATGTGCTAAATTTAAATATCTAAGGTTCTTTAGCAATTTCAAATCGTCGGGAATTGATGAAATATTGTTCTCTTCCAAAGACAATTCTTGTAAAGTATCAATTTCAAAAATTAATTTAGGTATTTCGGTTAATTTTGCTCCTGTTAACTTTATTTTAATAATTTCATCTTTCTCATTTACTTGAAATCTGCCAAATTCATCAAAAATCCAACCGTCAATATTAAACTTGCAATTTTTAAACTTTTTTCCGGTTAGTTTTTCTAAATTTGTGATTTGATTTAAAGTTGACATTTTTACGATATGTTTGATGTTGACGAAAGAAATATTTATTGTAAAATTACATATATATTATGAAACATAAAAAGCTTAGATTAATTTTCTTAATTATTTTTTTATCAAGTATAGGTATTGCACAAAATAATGAAGAAAAAATTGACAGTATTAAGCGTATAGTAAAAAAAGTTGAACTTGAACGAGAACTGTTATTGTCTGAAATAAAAGGAATCAGACTAAATATAATTCAAAAAGACCTATTGGAAAACGGTATGCCCGCAATAAAGGAGGGAGAAGAAATAATTCATCATTCGGCATTATCTTTATCATATAATGAGAAACACGAACAAGCTAATTGGGTTGCCCATATTATTACACCCGACATTAAAGGGAAAGGTTTTTCCCGAACAAATGATTTCAGAGAAGATACAGCCGTAAAAACCGGTTCATCTTGCGAAAAAGATTTTTTCCTGAAATATTTACAAGCTGACAGCACATACAAATATGACGGATTTGGTTATGACAGAGGGCATTTAGCTCCCTCGGCAGATTTCAGATGGTGCAAAGAAGCCATGAGCGAATCTTACTATTATTCAAATATGTCACCGCAGCGTCCGGAATTTAACAGAGAAATTTGGGCAAAACTAGAGAGCTTTATAAGAGAGTATGTTGCCGAAAGCGATGAAAAAGTATATGTTGTTACCGGCGGTATTTTAAAAGATGACTTGAAAAAGATTGAAAGAGGTGTTAACAAAGTTAGTATTCCCGAAGAATTTTATAAAGTTGTTCTTGATATTGACGGAGACTCAAAAGCAGGAATAGCTTTTATAATTCCTAATGAAAAATGTGAATATCCTGTTATTAGTTATGCGGTATCAATTGATGAAGTTGAAAAGAAAACAGGAATTGATTTTTTCCCTGCATTATCCGATGATATTGAAAATAAACTTGAATCAAATTTTGATGTAAAACATTGGCAAACCGAAAACAGAAAGAAAAACCTGGCACCAATAAACAGAAATAAATTACCTAAGAATGCAATAAACACAGTTCAGGCAAGATCTTATTTTGACAGCAAAGCAAAAGTTTGCGGAACTGTTGTTGGTGTTCACGAAACTAAAAGCGGTAATATTTTCTTAAATTTTGATCAAGATTTTCCGGAGCAACTGTTTTGGTGTACAATCTGGAAAGATAATATTGTAAATTTCAGTTATAATCCGGAAGAATATCTTTTAAATAAAAAGATTTGCATTAAAGGAACAGTAAAGAAAAAATACGGGAAACCCTCAATGAGTTTATATAATGATAACCAAATTACATTATATGACGAAGAAATGGCTAAAAAGAGAAAGTAATTGTACTGCGAATTAAGTAATATCAAAATCATATTATTATAAAATGCAATATTTCAAACAAGCAGCCGAAGCAATAAAAAATGCAGATGCATTAATAATAACAACAGGTGCAGGTATGGGAGTTGATTCCGGTCTGCCTGATTTTAGAGGCAACTCAGGCTTTTGGAAAGAATATCCCGCAATTTCACACCTCGGAATTTCATTTTCTGAAATGGCAAACCCTCGTTGGTTTGAGGAGAACCCAAAACTTGCCTGGGCTTTTTACGGACACAGGTATAACCTTTATAATGAGACTGTTCCTCATAAAGGTTTTGATATGTTATTGGAACTCGGAAAAGCAAAAACTTATGGTTATTTTGCATTTACTTCAAATGTTGACGGGCAATTTCAACATGCCGGTTATTCCGATGAATTTATCGAAGAAGTTCACGGTTCAATAAATCACATGCAGTGCAGTATTCCCTGCACATCTGAGATTTGGGAAGCAACGGATTTACACATTGAAATTGACAAAGAACTTTTTGAATCCCAAGAACCTTTGCCGAAATGTCCTGAATGCGGAGCAATTGCTCGCCCGAATATATTGATGTTCGGTGATTGGTCTTGGTTATCACAAAGATCAAACGAACAAAACACAAATTTTCATCATTGGTTAAATAATTTGAAAGAAAATTCTGCAAAAACTATTATTATTGAAACGGGAGCCGGAAGAGCCGTGCCTACCGTAAGAATGAAATCTGAACGATTAGCACAAGATTTTAATGCAACATTAATTCGTATAAATCCTCGTGATTTTCAAATTCCCTCTTACATAAAAGGTGTTGAAGTTCAAACAGGAGCTTTGCAAGGAATTGAAAGGATTATTGAATATTTGTAAATTATGGATGACTTTTTTACAGAAAACAAAACGTTCAATTTAATTGATTTCTCAAAAGAAGAATTAAGGAAAGGAGAATATGAAAATTGCACTTTTGAAAATTGCAAATTTGTTAACTGTAACTTATCAGAATTTAGTTTTGCTGAATGTGTTTTTGAAAATTGTGATATAAGCAATGTCCTGGTTATAAATACAATATTCAGAGATGTCAGATTTGAAAATTGCAAAATGTTAGGTTTGCGATTTGATGATTGTAATAAATTCTTATTGTCTTTTCAATTTATTTCTTGTCAATTAAATTTATCTTCGTTTTATAAATTAATGCTGAAAGAAACTTATTTTTCAGAATGTAATTTGAGTGAAGTTGATTTTTCCGAAGCAAATTTTTCTCAAAGTAAATTTAGTGATTGCAATTTATCCGGAGCAATATTTGAAAATACGAAACTTGAAAAAACTGATTTTATTTCTTCATACAATTATTCAATCAACCCTGAAATAAACCGGATTAGAAAAGCAAAATTTTCATTTCCCGGAATAACCGGACTATTGGATAAATATGACATTGAAATTGTTAATTGATTTGCATCAAAACAGTTCATATTACATCCTACTGAAAATCAACATATAATAAATATTTTTTTCGCAACTTCTTATAATTATCTAAATCTTTTTGCCAAGTTTCTCTGATTTGCTCTTCGGTCATTCCTTCAATAATTTGCTCTGCCAACTCTCCGTTACCTGCTAACAAATTAAACCAATTCTTCTTTGTAATAAATTCATCTTTATTTTTAAACTTATCGGCAAAATCAATGATGTATTTTAAAGTAAAATAATTATTCATTTCCTCTTTTCTTAAATCAATACCGTAGCAAATTTTATTCTCTTGTATGGGGTTCATTTGCATTCCGGTAATATCCTCAGGAACAAAAGTGAAAGAACCGAAAGACTTATCGGGATAACCTATTACCTGAAAAGGAAAACTTGTCCCCCGCCCTATGCTTACATCTGTTGCTTCAAAAAAGCACAAAGAAGGATACAGTCTTACAGACA
Proteins encoded:
- the yihA gene encoding ribosome biogenesis GTP-binding protein YihA/YsxC, yielding MKIKTADFVISNTDIKKCPKPDKPEYAFIGRSNVGKSSLINMLTNRTKLAKISGKPGKTQLINHFIINEKWYLVDLPGYGYAKVSKQARKNWAGFIKEYILKRENLLNLFVLIDSRIEPQKNDSEFMEQLGINGIPFVIIFTKADKLSDKQLIKNINTYKKHMAETWETMPEYFISSATDKRGKDEILDFIDKTNKLF
- a CDS encoding type III pantothenate kinase produces the protein MNLILDLGNSYTKAALFRRGEISHLSSFKTCEEITDKIKKLTEQQSVKKVILSSVSSEFIELDNFLSENFDFYLKLNHKTKVPIKNFYETPETLGKDRLAAVIAASNIFPNTDVLVFDAGTALTIDFINQNNEYLGGSISPGINMRYEALHYFTKKLPKLTIDENIDSLTGKNTNESIITGVQNGILNEVEKYIEKYLIKYPELKVVFTGGDTYFFEKRIKNKIFTDPNIVLKGLNIILEYNAT
- a CDS encoding DUF6150 family protein, with protein sequence MKIRYIILFFLGALFISSFVPSKKNNLNINKTNGGTKVFVVDYDYQADIKVYVVDYDYQADLKVFKSKYDYQANKDGIWFFTDYDYQADKKIFFTDYDYQADLKIYFVDYDYQAGWNNNSKTHLLY
- a CDS encoding MBL fold metallo-hydrolase — encoded protein: MKLYKIETGNLKLDGGAMFGVVPKVIWQKVYPADEDNLCNWAMRCLLVETDTHKVLIDTGMGNKQSDKFFNHYFPDGNETLEKSLKQNGFTYEDITDVILTHLHFDHVGGAVKYSENKELAPTFPNAIYHVSKTHWELANNPNRREKASFLPENYSALQEYNQLNLIESEGELLPGIEIKIFNGHTIGQIIPYVKYNNTKIIFGADLFPSTAHIPMPYIMAYDTQPLITLNDKKRFFDDAVKNNYTIFFEHDLYNECCNLIETEKGVKTNEMYSLQEFIRNN
- a CDS encoding alpha/beta hydrolase, with translation MKKQIYKNNKNIFYKDEGKKNDSTIILIHGFLETSDTWTDFSKELSKKNRVISIDLPGHGNSDLHEEPYTMCKYAEAIKYIIDEEETEKAFIIGHSMGGYVALAFADNYPDRLSGLCLFHSTPFADGDEKRAARTEMIKQIENGELNNICSVHSKAVYSNENKSIFAKEIAYGEKIAKSLSPESVIASLLTMKNRDDRSHIVEISDVPFLYIIGKKDNFIPFDVINEIDFPEDYLVAVLDNSGHMGMVEEKEKSLKYINDFCENYL
- the def gene encoding peptide deformylase, which gives rise to MIYPIHIIGSSVLRKKAVEIDENYPGLKEFIENMHETMHSSEGVGLAAPQAGKAIRLFVIDAEPMAEDIPELKDFKRTFINPQIIEKSTKKTRSEEGCLSIPEVREDVERHTSLTIEYYNENFEKITEKLEGMAAVIIQHEYDHLDGILFTDKVSALRKKFLKRRLANIAKGNFNKRYKFILGEKFR
- the ruvX gene encoding Holliday junction resolvase RuvX → MGRILAIDYGQKRVGIAVTDILQIIANGLTTVHSKDIFSFLEKYCREEDVETIVVGYPLTLKNEGAQSLKYVNPFLKKLQKKFPDLNVEIYDERFTSKLAKIAMIEGGMKKKDRQNKALTDKISATIILQSFMESKK
- a CDS encoding very short patch repair endonuclease, whose amino-acid sequence is MDKHSPEQRRKNMQAVKSSGSKIEDVLAKAMWTKGLRYRKQVKNILGKPDFAFRKYKIAIFCDSEFWHGKNWDTKRSEIKSNQKFWHKKIERNIQRDKEVNAALISQGWIVLRFWGKEILNNTQKCLQIIEKAIQTRKSKY